A single Anopheles arabiensis isolate DONGOLA chromosome X, AaraD3, whole genome shotgun sequence DNA region contains:
- the LOC120906847 gene encoding guanine nucleotide-releasing factor 2 isoform X3, which produces MPEFDDSFLFDCASFERKKWKTHQLRFHPSAVVLKSASNLDPFLDVDFKKAPVPAAPTMRQECAGYVAEVSNISSATLDSPGLGRRTAASRIKLFGGSYSSTYDVSQWERQDRQELSKMPHGQPFLYKHLPLDDHDETSRYDNGGSCTPATSTGSSSIGLTSTPVSSGRSSNSNSSNSNGGSSVTSTPTAGGHDQAAGGNSSASVTPGAPGSSGHKGSIRGNKLARRARSFKDDFLEKISQIRTPTSTMTRSHSPNSPRGGAGGSGANAASYGSRKSTTDEPAKPVQDLNYHVRQVKNALTHFKDVILKNKLEMLPGNGTVVLESIANVHTALQSYTLNEHSSAFINATNHVHVSLGNLLKLCDEVLLTKEGDDCPSLSKENVKEVVELVENAVNNLVNLANEKLSDRKAIGAGGSGGPGTGVGGTAAGHSAGGPSSNTLQRPTVDVVSQRTSLPDIPLTPRERDILEQTSLKTVRASHSTESILRDSSPPPPPKPPLPDRSQEPPPPLPPKRKSQHAKNHSFHDTTTASSDCASTDSTIFQLGSGPGSSAGGATGTGGSIGLDRMSLRSRSPEDNCSLLSASAGSLDSALNHSREEDELRALTSCSSHASATAASLGGLVILGAGAAGCGTQHWEEAGDLAGGLPQHSNNSLNRNSNESGFESMYSLRVSRDQHQQQQQQMHMQYQSTAATVTTHHHHQKSASSSSSSSSYVHKSESIVDGMAALVVASGKAAVQQQHLQQHHQAHVLHHQQHQQQQQQHFHQKIDTIITQASDDSSAGPKGASEQLASATSLTSTVTTSSSSSLSKLLVHGPSIDELGNDDVFPRTSAGGATDRPPALPVKTRSHSIKRERHPSQYDNVDEVDLERGSQDSFGHFPMQSSPSYLYSRQQMFHNLPSKHISLIEPRHMSRFQEEPPPLPIKKKHIMAYMEIFGSATQNQSEFMRHSVHTYNLAHSEQISTSSTTSNHSISHSQTMSLSPSRIAPATVSPPSSPNVSVKPPALPPKRQRINSKTPSIASTPPPSPKIFQDQQQHHHAQHHYHQQQAQAPNAINTSPSPSTSSLASTQSGAGGKPSAVCNQTLDVKTPKVAQPPLAASAPEAEPATASGSAASASTTSTTLTNIAATTTTTTISSVGDDGGAAAAGAATEQCGIRYHSPNRRHPAGWQHAADDDYLHLCDATTRAPIAGDNLSASSSSAFPSSASNLNLASTVGRGSGSTSQHLVSVTNHSHSNNTSGSSSNNVESSSYLNDSHNKGRTSSSSSGGQAVLPSSDAMIYEASTTPSPLPAGDAGDERASNKDGDEVEVILRRNNKNGMTMAMEQQQQPLNLMEELDVSNYLVFKKENEDGPDVKGGHPDALIIHATRVQKNSDDDCLEDAYGEAFITTFRTFISPLDLIQKLSHRYTVYHCQMNDAKQKAAKESFSLLVRVVNDLTTPDLSERLLVILMNFDYQLVSAGHLTMAKLLRVKLIEKALIYKQKASLTVPTLSSRALVAQPPTLLDLKSAEIAEQMTLLDAELFQKIEIPEVLIWAQEQCEERSPNLTRFTEHFNKMSYWARTQILSQNDAKDREKHVIKFIKIMKHLRKINNYNSYLALLSALDSAPIRRLEWHKTITEGLKEYCALIDSSSSFRAYRQALAETNPPCIPYIGLVLQDLTFVHIGNPDLLPDGSTNFSKRWQQYHIVVNMKRFKKGSYPFKKNERIIGFFDNFEYYLDEDAMWQISETIKPRGSRKANVN; this is translated from the exons GATACGATAACGGTGGCAGCTGCACGCCGGCAACCAGCAccggcagtagcagcatcgGGCTCACGTCCACGCCCGTCTCGAGTGGGCGCAGCtcgaacagcaacagcagcaacagcaacggcgGAAGCTCCGTCACCAGCACACCGACGGCTGGTGGCCACGATCAGGCGGCAGGCGGCAATAGCAGCGCCAGCGTTACGCCCGGTGCACCGGGCTCGTCCGGTCACAAGGGCAGCATCCGGGGCAACAAGCTGGCTCGTCGGGCGCGCTCGTTTAAGGACGACTTTCTGGAGAAGATATCGCAGATCCGCACGCCGACCAGCACGATGACTAG ATCTCACTCACCCAACAGTCCACGGGGTGGCGCCGGCGGTAGTGGCGCAAATGCGGCCAGTTATGGCAGCCGCAAGAGCACCACCGACGAGCCGGCCAAGCCGGTGCAGGATCTCAACTATCACGTGCGGCAGGTGAAGAATGCGCTGACCCACTTCAAGGACGTCATACTGAAGAACAAGCTGGAGATGCTGCCGGGCAACGGTACGGTCGTGCTGGAATCAATCGCGAACGTGCACACGG CACTGCAATCGTACACACTGAACGAGCACAGTTCGGCATTCATCAACGCGACCAACCACGTGCATGTCTCGCTCGGCAACCTGCTGAAGCTGTGCGACGAGGTGCTGCTAACGAAGGAGGGCGACGACTGCCCGTCGCTCAGCAAGGAAAACGTGAAGGAGGTGGTCGAGCTGGTCGAGAACGCTGTCAACAATCTGGTGAACCTGGCGAACGAGAAGCTCTCCGACCGGAAGGCAATCGGGGCCGGCGGGAGCGGCGGCCCGGGCACAGGGGTGGGCGGTACCGCGGCGGGCCACAGTGCCGGCGGACCGAGCTCGAACACGCTGCAGCGCCCGACGGTCGACGTGGTCAGCCAGCGCACCTCGCTGCCGGACATTCCGCTGACGCCGCGCGAGCGCGACATCCTCGAGCAGACGTCGCTCAAGACGGTGCGGGCGTCGCACAGCACGGAAAGCATCCTGCGCGATTCGagcccgccgccgccgcccaaACCGCCGCTGCCGGACCGGTCGCAggaaccgccgccaccgttGCCGCCCAAGCGCAAGAGCCAGCATGCCAAGAATCACTCCTTCCACGACACCACCACGGCGTCGTCCGACTGCGCGTCAACCGATTCGACCATCTTCCAGCTCGGGAGCGGACCGGGCAGTAGTGCCGGCGGGGCAACGGGCACCGGTGGCAGCATCGGGCTGGACCGGATGTCGCTACGGTCGCGGTCGCCCGAGGACAACTGCAGCCTGCTGAGTGCCAGCGCCGGTTCGCTCGACTCGGCGCTGAATCACTCGCGCGAGGAGGACGAGCTGCGGGCGCTCACGAGCTGCTCGTCGCACGCGAGCGCTACGGCCGCCAGCCTCGGCGGGCTGGTGATACTCGGTGCCGGTGCGGCCGGATGCGGCACGCAGCACTGGGAGGAGGCGGGCGATCTAGCGGGCGGATTGCCgcagcacagcaacaacagtctGAATCGCAACTCGAACGAGTCTGGGTTCGAGTCGATGTACTCGCTGCGTGTCAGCCGCgatcaacatcagcaacagcagcagcagatgcatATGCAGTACCAGAGCACGGCTGCGACCGTTACCacgcaccatcatcaccagaAAAGTGCCAGCtcgtcgtcctcctcttcGTCGTACGTGCACAAGTCTGAATCCATCGTGGACGGCATGGCGGCACTGGTGGTCGCCTCTGGGAAAGCTGccgtgcagcagcaacatctgcagcagcaccaccaggcACACGTgctgcatcatcagcagcatcagcagcagcagcagcagcactttcATCAGAAAATCGACACGATCATCACGCAGGCCAGCGACGACAGTAGCGCGGGGCCGAAGGGGGCAAGCGAACAGCTTGCCAGCGCGACCTCGCTGACATCGACCGTCACcacgtccagcagcagcagcctgtcGAAGCTGCTCGTGCACGGCCCCAGCATCGACGAGCTCGGCAACGATGACGTCTTTCCGCGGACGTCGGCCGGTGGTGCAACGGACCGACCACCGGCCCTGCCAGTCAAGACGCGCTCGCACAGTATTAAGCGGGAACGCCATCCGTCGCAGTACGACAACGTGGACGAGGTTGACCTGGAGCGAGG ATCTCAAGACTCGTTTGGCCACTTCCCGATGCAGAGTTCGCCGTCGTATCTGTACAGCCGGCAGCAGATGTTCCACAATCTACCGAGCAAGCATATCAGTCTGATCGAGCCGCGGCATATGAGCCGGTTCCAGGAGGAGCCACCGCCGCTACCGATCAAGAAGAAGCATA TCATGGCTTACATGGAGATCTTCGGCAGTGCCACCCAGAACCAGTCGGAGTTTATGCGCCACTCGGTGCACACGTACAATTTGGCGCACTCGGAGCAGATATCGACCAGTAGCACCACGAGCAATCACAGCATCTCACACAGTCAAACGATGAG CCTCTCGCCGTCGCGCATTGCTCCGGCTACGGTGTCGCCACCGAGCTCGCCGAACGTGAGCGTGAAGCCGCCCGCGCTGCCACCGAAGCGCCAGCGCATCAACAGCAAAACGCCCAGCATCGCATCGACCCCGCCACCTAGTCCGAAGATATtccaggaccagcagcagcaccaccacgcgCAGCACCActatcaccagcagcaggcccAAGCGCCGAACGCAATCAACACGTCGCCCTCGCCATCAACGTCCTCGCTCGCCTCGACCCAGTCCGGTGCGGGCGGCAAACCGTCGGCTGTCTGCAATCAAACGCTGGACGTGAAAACACCGAAGGTAGCGCAACCACCACTGGCGGCATCCGCGCCCGAGGCGGAGCCGGCCACTGCTAGCGGCAGTGCTGCGTCCGCTTCCACTACTAGTACTACCCTCACCAACAtagctgctactactactactaccactatcTCTTCCGTTGGTGACGAtggtggcgctgctgctgctggcgctgcCACCGAGCAGTGCGGCATTCGTTACCACTCCCCTAACCGGCGGCATCCGGCCGGTTGGCAGCACGCGGCCGACGATGACTATCTGCACCTGTGCGATGCGACCACGCGAGCGCCCATTGCCGGCGACAATCTgtccgcctcctcctcctccgccttTCCCTCCTCTGCTTCCAATTTGAATCTCGCCAGTACGGTTGGtcgcggcagcggcagcaccagCCAGCATCTAGTCAGCGTCACCAACCACAGCCACAGCAATAACACTAGCGGCAGTAGTAGTAATAACGTTGAATCTAGTAGTTATTTAAACGATAGCCATAACAAGGGTAgaactagcagcagcagtagcggcgGGCAGGCCGTGTTGCCGTCCAGTGATGCGATGATCTACGAAGCGTCCACCACGCCATCGCCACTGCCGGCCGGCGATGCCGGTGACGAACGGGCAAGCAACAAAGACGGGGACGAGGTTGAGGTCATACTTAGACGGAATAATAAG AATGGCATGACGATGGCGatggagcagcaacagcaaccactGAATCTGATGGAGGAGCTGGACGTGAGCAACTATCTAGTGTTTAAGAAGGAAAACGAGGACGGTCCAGACGTCAAGGGTGGCCACCCGGATGCACTCATAATTCACGCCACCCGGGTGCAGAAGAACTCAGACG ACGATTGTTTAGAGGATG CTTACGGTGAAGCGTTCATAACTACGTTCCGCACCTTTATCTCGCCGTTGGACTTAATCCAGAAGCTGTCCCATCGGTACACCGTCTACCACTGTCAGATGAATGATGCCAAACAGAAAGCCGCCAAAGAATCCTTTTCCCTGCTGGTGCGGGTGGTAAACGATCTGAC TACGCCAGATCTGAGCGAACGACTGCTGGTGATACTGATGAACTTTGACTATCAGCTGGTAAGCGCCGGCCACCTGACGATGGCGAAGCTGCTCCGGGTGAAGCTGATCGAGAAGGCGTTGATCTACAAGCAGAAGGCGTCGCTCACCGTGCCGACGCTGTCGTCCCGGGCGCTCGTCGCACAGCCGCCGACCCTGCTCGATCTGAAGTCGGCCGAGATAGCCGAGCAAATGACGCTGCTCGATGCGGAGCTGTTCCAGAAGATCGAAATACCGGAGGTGCTGATATGGGCGCAGGAGCAGTGCGAGGAGCGGTCTCCAAATCTGACCCGTTTTACCGAGCACTTTAACAAGATGTCTTACTG GGCTCGCACGCAGATACTTTCCCAAAACGATGCCAAAGATAGGGAGAAGCACGTGATCAAGTTCATCAAAATTATGAAACATCTGCGGAAAATCAACAACTACAACTCGTATCTGGCCCTGCTGTCTGCGCTGGATTCGGCTCCGATTCGAAG GCTCGAGTGGCATAAAACGATCACGGAAGGATTGAAGGAGTACTGCGCATTGATCGATTCCAGCTCCAGCTTCCGGGCGTACCGGCAAGCGTTGGCTGAAACAAACCCACCCTGCATTCCGTACAT TGGGCTTGTACTGCAGGATCTTACCTTCGTGCATATCGGCAACCCGGATCTGTTGCCGGACGGTTCGACCAACTTCTCCAAACGCTGGCAGCAGTACCACATCGTGGTAAACATGAAGCGTTTTAAGAAAGG ATCCTACCCGTTCAAGAAGAACGAGCGCATCATCGGTTTCTTCGACAACTTCGAGTACTATCTAGACGAGGACGCGATGTGGCAGATTTCCGAAACGATCAAACCGCGTGGCTCGCGCAAAGCGAACGTCAATTAG
- the LOC120906847 gene encoding guanine nucleotide-releasing factor 2 isoform X4 yields MATPKDERATNPATMPVNGYDNGGSCTPATSTGSSSIGLTSTPVSSGRSSNSNSSNSNGGSSVTSTPTAGGHDQAAGGNSSASVTPGAPGSSGHKGSIRGNKLARRARSFKDDFLEKISQIRTPTSTMTRSHSPNSPRGGAGGSGANAASYGSRKSTTDEPAKPVQDLNYHVRQVKNALTHFKDVILKNKLEMLPGNGTVVLESIANVHTALQSYTLNEHSSAFINATNHVHVSLGNLLKLCDEVLLTKEGDDCPSLSKENVKEVVELVENAVNNLVNLANEKLSDRKAIGAGGSGGPGTGVGGTAAGHSAGGPSSNTLQRPTVDVVSQRTSLPDIPLTPRERDILEQTSLKTVRASHSTESILRDSSPPPPPKPPLPDRSQEPPPPLPPKRKSQHAKNHSFHDTTTASSDCASTDSTIFQLGSGPGSSAGGATGTGGSIGLDRMSLRSRSPEDNCSLLSASAGSLDSALNHSREEDELRALTSCSSHASATAASLGGLVILGAGAAGCGTQHWEEAGDLAGGLPQHSNNSLNRNSNESGFESMYSLRVSRDQHQQQQQQMHMQYQSTAATVTTHHHHQKSASSSSSSSSYVHKSESIVDGMAALVVASGKAAVQQQHLQQHHQAHVLHHQQHQQQQQQHFHQKIDTIITQASDDSSAGPKGASEQLASATSLTSTVTTSSSSSLSKLLVHGPSIDELGNDDVFPRTSAGGATDRPPALPVKTRSHSIKRERHPSQYDNVDEVDLERGSQDSFGHFPMQSSPSYLYSRQQMFHNLPSKHISLIEPRHMSRFQEEPPPLPIKKKHMFQSVAYSVMAYMEIFGSATQNQSEFMRHSVHTYNLAHSEQISTSSTTSNHSISHSQTMSLSPSRIAPATVSPPSSPNVSVKPPALPPKRQRINSKTPSIASTPPPSPKIFQDQQQHHHAQHHYHQQQAQAPNAINTSPSPSTSSLASTQSGAGGKPSAVCNQTLDVKTPKVAQPPLAASAPEAEPATASGSAASASTTSTTLTNIAATTTTTTISSVGDDGGAAAAGAATEQCGIRYHSPNRRHPAGWQHAADDDYLHLCDATTRAPIAGDNLSASSSSAFPSSASNLNLASTVGRGSGSTSQHLVSVTNHSHSNNTSGSSSNNVESSSYLNDSHNKGRTSSSSSGGQAVLPSSDAMIYEASTTPSPLPAGDAGDERASNKDGDEVEVILRRNNKNGMTMAMEQQQQPLNLMEELDVSNYLVFKKENEDGPDVKGGHPDALIIHATRVQKNSDDDCLEDAYGEAFITTFRTFISPLDLIQKLSHRYTVYHCQMNDAKQKAAKESFSLLVRVVNDLTTPDLSERLLVILMNFDYQLVSAGHLTMAKLLRVKLIEKALIYKQKASLTVPTLSSRALVAQPPTLLDLKSAEIAEQMTLLDAELFQKIEIPEVLIWAQEQCEERSPNLTRFTEHFNKMSYWARTQILSQNDAKDREKHVIKFIKIMKHLRKINNYNSYLALLSALDSAPIRRLEWHKTITEGLKEYCALIDSSSSFRAYRQALAETNPPCIPYIGLVLQDLTFVHIGNPDLLPDGSTNFSKRWQQYHIVVNMKRFKKGSYPFKKNERIIGFFDNFEYYLDEDAMWQISETIKPRGSRKANVN; encoded by the exons GATACGATAACGGTGGCAGCTGCACGCCGGCAACCAGCAccggcagtagcagcatcgGGCTCACGTCCACGCCCGTCTCGAGTGGGCGCAGCtcgaacagcaacagcagcaacagcaacggcgGAAGCTCCGTCACCAGCACACCGACGGCTGGTGGCCACGATCAGGCGGCAGGCGGCAATAGCAGCGCCAGCGTTACGCCCGGTGCACCGGGCTCGTCCGGTCACAAGGGCAGCATCCGGGGCAACAAGCTGGCTCGTCGGGCGCGCTCGTTTAAGGACGACTTTCTGGAGAAGATATCGCAGATCCGCACGCCGACCAGCACGATGACTAG ATCTCACTCACCCAACAGTCCACGGGGTGGCGCCGGCGGTAGTGGCGCAAATGCGGCCAGTTATGGCAGCCGCAAGAGCACCACCGACGAGCCGGCCAAGCCGGTGCAGGATCTCAACTATCACGTGCGGCAGGTGAAGAATGCGCTGACCCACTTCAAGGACGTCATACTGAAGAACAAGCTGGAGATGCTGCCGGGCAACGGTACGGTCGTGCTGGAATCAATCGCGAACGTGCACACGG CACTGCAATCGTACACACTGAACGAGCACAGTTCGGCATTCATCAACGCGACCAACCACGTGCATGTCTCGCTCGGCAACCTGCTGAAGCTGTGCGACGAGGTGCTGCTAACGAAGGAGGGCGACGACTGCCCGTCGCTCAGCAAGGAAAACGTGAAGGAGGTGGTCGAGCTGGTCGAGAACGCTGTCAACAATCTGGTGAACCTGGCGAACGAGAAGCTCTCCGACCGGAAGGCAATCGGGGCCGGCGGGAGCGGCGGCCCGGGCACAGGGGTGGGCGGTACCGCGGCGGGCCACAGTGCCGGCGGACCGAGCTCGAACACGCTGCAGCGCCCGACGGTCGACGTGGTCAGCCAGCGCACCTCGCTGCCGGACATTCCGCTGACGCCGCGCGAGCGCGACATCCTCGAGCAGACGTCGCTCAAGACGGTGCGGGCGTCGCACAGCACGGAAAGCATCCTGCGCGATTCGagcccgccgccgccgcccaaACCGCCGCTGCCGGACCGGTCGCAggaaccgccgccaccgttGCCGCCCAAGCGCAAGAGCCAGCATGCCAAGAATCACTCCTTCCACGACACCACCACGGCGTCGTCCGACTGCGCGTCAACCGATTCGACCATCTTCCAGCTCGGGAGCGGACCGGGCAGTAGTGCCGGCGGGGCAACGGGCACCGGTGGCAGCATCGGGCTGGACCGGATGTCGCTACGGTCGCGGTCGCCCGAGGACAACTGCAGCCTGCTGAGTGCCAGCGCCGGTTCGCTCGACTCGGCGCTGAATCACTCGCGCGAGGAGGACGAGCTGCGGGCGCTCACGAGCTGCTCGTCGCACGCGAGCGCTACGGCCGCCAGCCTCGGCGGGCTGGTGATACTCGGTGCCGGTGCGGCCGGATGCGGCACGCAGCACTGGGAGGAGGCGGGCGATCTAGCGGGCGGATTGCCgcagcacagcaacaacagtctGAATCGCAACTCGAACGAGTCTGGGTTCGAGTCGATGTACTCGCTGCGTGTCAGCCGCgatcaacatcagcaacagcagcagcagatgcatATGCAGTACCAGAGCACGGCTGCGACCGTTACCacgcaccatcatcaccagaAAAGTGCCAGCtcgtcgtcctcctcttcGTCGTACGTGCACAAGTCTGAATCCATCGTGGACGGCATGGCGGCACTGGTGGTCGCCTCTGGGAAAGCTGccgtgcagcagcaacatctgcagcagcaccaccaggcACACGTgctgcatcatcagcagcatcagcagcagcagcagcagcactttcATCAGAAAATCGACACGATCATCACGCAGGCCAGCGACGACAGTAGCGCGGGGCCGAAGGGGGCAAGCGAACAGCTTGCCAGCGCGACCTCGCTGACATCGACCGTCACcacgtccagcagcagcagcctgtcGAAGCTGCTCGTGCACGGCCCCAGCATCGACGAGCTCGGCAACGATGACGTCTTTCCGCGGACGTCGGCCGGTGGTGCAACGGACCGACCACCGGCCCTGCCAGTCAAGACGCGCTCGCACAGTATTAAGCGGGAACGCCATCCGTCGCAGTACGACAACGTGGACGAGGTTGACCTGGAGCGAGG ATCTCAAGACTCGTTTGGCCACTTCCCGATGCAGAGTTCGCCGTCGTATCTGTACAGCCGGCAGCAGATGTTCCACAATCTACCGAGCAAGCATATCAGTCTGATCGAGCCGCGGCATATGAGCCGGTTCCAGGAGGAGCCACCGCCGCTACCGATCAAGAAGAAGCATA TGTTTCAAAGTGTTGCATATTCAG TCATGGCTTACATGGAGATCTTCGGCAGTGCCACCCAGAACCAGTCGGAGTTTATGCGCCACTCGGTGCACACGTACAATTTGGCGCACTCGGAGCAGATATCGACCAGTAGCACCACGAGCAATCACAGCATCTCACACAGTCAAACGATGAG CCTCTCGCCGTCGCGCATTGCTCCGGCTACGGTGTCGCCACCGAGCTCGCCGAACGTGAGCGTGAAGCCGCCCGCGCTGCCACCGAAGCGCCAGCGCATCAACAGCAAAACGCCCAGCATCGCATCGACCCCGCCACCTAGTCCGAAGATATtccaggaccagcagcagcaccaccacgcgCAGCACCActatcaccagcagcaggcccAAGCGCCGAACGCAATCAACACGTCGCCCTCGCCATCAACGTCCTCGCTCGCCTCGACCCAGTCCGGTGCGGGCGGCAAACCGTCGGCTGTCTGCAATCAAACGCTGGACGTGAAAACACCGAAGGTAGCGCAACCACCACTGGCGGCATCCGCGCCCGAGGCGGAGCCGGCCACTGCTAGCGGCAGTGCTGCGTCCGCTTCCACTACTAGTACTACCCTCACCAACAtagctgctactactactactaccactatcTCTTCCGTTGGTGACGAtggtggcgctgctgctgctggcgctgcCACCGAGCAGTGCGGCATTCGTTACCACTCCCCTAACCGGCGGCATCCGGCCGGTTGGCAGCACGCGGCCGACGATGACTATCTGCACCTGTGCGATGCGACCACGCGAGCGCCCATTGCCGGCGACAATCTgtccgcctcctcctcctccgccttTCCCTCCTCTGCTTCCAATTTGAATCTCGCCAGTACGGTTGGtcgcggcagcggcagcaccagCCAGCATCTAGTCAGCGTCACCAACCACAGCCACAGCAATAACACTAGCGGCAGTAGTAGTAATAACGTTGAATCTAGTAGTTATTTAAACGATAGCCATAACAAGGGTAgaactagcagcagcagtagcggcgGGCAGGCCGTGTTGCCGTCCAGTGATGCGATGATCTACGAAGCGTCCACCACGCCATCGCCACTGCCGGCCGGCGATGCCGGTGACGAACGGGCAAGCAACAAAGACGGGGACGAGGTTGAGGTCATACTTAGACGGAATAATAAG AATGGCATGACGATGGCGatggagcagcaacagcaaccactGAATCTGATGGAGGAGCTGGACGTGAGCAACTATCTAGTGTTTAAGAAGGAAAACGAGGACGGTCCAGACGTCAAGGGTGGCCACCCGGATGCACTCATAATTCACGCCACCCGGGTGCAGAAGAACTCAGACG ACGATTGTTTAGAGGATG CTTACGGTGAAGCGTTCATAACTACGTTCCGCACCTTTATCTCGCCGTTGGACTTAATCCAGAAGCTGTCCCATCGGTACACCGTCTACCACTGTCAGATGAATGATGCCAAACAGAAAGCCGCCAAAGAATCCTTTTCCCTGCTGGTGCGGGTGGTAAACGATCTGAC TACGCCAGATCTGAGCGAACGACTGCTGGTGATACTGATGAACTTTGACTATCAGCTGGTAAGCGCCGGCCACCTGACGATGGCGAAGCTGCTCCGGGTGAAGCTGATCGAGAAGGCGTTGATCTACAAGCAGAAGGCGTCGCTCACCGTGCCGACGCTGTCGTCCCGGGCGCTCGTCGCACAGCCGCCGACCCTGCTCGATCTGAAGTCGGCCGAGATAGCCGAGCAAATGACGCTGCTCGATGCGGAGCTGTTCCAGAAGATCGAAATACCGGAGGTGCTGATATGGGCGCAGGAGCAGTGCGAGGAGCGGTCTCCAAATCTGACCCGTTTTACCGAGCACTTTAACAAGATGTCTTACTG GGCTCGCACGCAGATACTTTCCCAAAACGATGCCAAAGATAGGGAGAAGCACGTGATCAAGTTCATCAAAATTATGAAACATCTGCGGAAAATCAACAACTACAACTCGTATCTGGCCCTGCTGTCTGCGCTGGATTCGGCTCCGATTCGAAG GCTCGAGTGGCATAAAACGATCACGGAAGGATTGAAGGAGTACTGCGCATTGATCGATTCCAGCTCCAGCTTCCGGGCGTACCGGCAAGCGTTGGCTGAAACAAACCCACCCTGCATTCCGTACAT TGGGCTTGTACTGCAGGATCTTACCTTCGTGCATATCGGCAACCCGGATCTGTTGCCGGACGGTTCGACCAACTTCTCCAAACGCTGGCAGCAGTACCACATCGTGGTAAACATGAAGCGTTTTAAGAAAGG ATCCTACCCGTTCAAGAAGAACGAGCGCATCATCGGTTTCTTCGACAACTTCGAGTACTATCTAGACGAGGACGCGATGTGGCAGATTTCCGAAACGATCAAACCGCGTGGCTCGCGCAAAGCGAACGTCAATTAG